One genomic region from Phycisphaerae bacterium encodes:
- a CDS encoding zinc-binding dehydrogenase — MFEIAKAVIIERPRHAAVKDIRLPAVDDESIVVRVHYSAITTGTEIKTWNGRTGKLGGKLWYPLVPGYEEVGEVVYVGPKAQTTSTGETLRVGDRVMANEVRSYPDHCAAWGGQVGLAVKNPTTAGSPFDRPARIPDNVPYPSAAVAYLPAVAKKGIDKAGVREGETVVVIGMGAVGLSAVQLCKLRGARVIAIDKSPWKAKRIEKVADHAIGCDGLLAYEPVADLTGGRMADVVIECSGDSKVVDGLCQLVREGGWEVGDDGGRLHLQGDYPDPISITQYAQWFNRNLRISTSCALKAGDKEAVLHLMAEGKFDATFLYDKEIPVDQAPAEYEELEQNLDRRVKTILRWT; from the coding sequence GTGTTTGAAATCGCCAAAGCCGTCATCATCGAACGCCCGCGCCACGCCGCGGTCAAGGACATCCGCCTGCCCGCGGTCGACGACGAGTCGATCGTCGTCCGCGTCCACTACAGCGCCATCACCACCGGTACCGAGATCAAGACCTGGAACGGCCGGACCGGCAAGCTCGGCGGCAAGCTCTGGTATCCGCTGGTGCCGGGCTACGAGGAGGTCGGCGAAGTCGTTTACGTCGGTCCGAAGGCCCAGACCACTTCAACGGGCGAGACGCTCAGGGTCGGCGATCGCGTGATGGCCAATGAGGTCCGCAGCTATCCGGATCACTGCGCCGCCTGGGGCGGCCAGGTCGGCTTGGCGGTCAAGAACCCGACCACCGCCGGCTCGCCGTTCGATCGCCCGGCCAGAATCCCCGACAACGTGCCCTACCCGTCTGCGGCGGTGGCCTACCTGCCCGCCGTGGCCAAGAAGGGCATCGACAAGGCCGGCGTCCGCGAGGGTGAAACGGTCGTGGTCATCGGCATGGGCGCGGTCGGCCTGTCGGCTGTCCAGTTGTGCAAGCTGCGCGGCGCCCGCGTGATTGCCATCGACAAGAGCCCGTGGAAGGCCAAGCGGATCGAGAAGGTGGCCGACCACGCGATCGGCTGCGATGGCCTGCTGGCCTACGAGCCGGTGGCCGACCTGACCGGCGGACGCATGGCCGACGTGGTCATCGAGTGCAGCGGCGACTCCAAGGTCGTCGATGGCCTTTGCCAGCTCGTCCGCGAGGGCGGCTGGGAGGTCGGCGACGACGGCGGCCGCCTGCACCTCCAGGGCGACTATCCCGATCCGATCTCGATCACCCAATACGCCCAGTGGTTCAACCGCAACCTGCGGATCTCCACGAGCTGCGCGCTCAAGGCCGGCGACAAGGAGGCCGTGCTGCACCTCATGGCTGAGGGCAAGTTCGACGCCACGTTCCTCTACGACAAGGAGATTCCCGTCGACCAGGCCCCAGCCGAGTACGAGGAACTCGAACAGAACCTGGATCGTCGCGTCAAGACGATCCTGCGATGGACATAA